The nucleotide sequence TATTCCCTATAGTAATATTCCCTATAATTTTAGCTCCAACCCCAACCACAACATTATTTCCTAAAGTTGGGTGTCTCTTTATTTTATCAGAACTATTACTACCTAAAGTAACTTCATGGTATATAAGGCAATCATCACCAATTATTGCTGTTTCTCCTATAACTACACCTATACCATGATCAAAGAATACTCTTTTTCCTATTTTTGCACCTGGGTGTATTTCTATAGATGTTACTAATCTTGAAATTTGTGATATAAGTCTTGCCAAAAAATAGAACTTTTTATTGTATAACCAATGAGCTACTTTATGAGCTATCATAGCATGTAATGATGGATAAAGTAAAACTTCTAATTTATTTTTTATAGACGGATCTCTATCATATATATTATTGATCTCTTCTTTTAACCACTTAATCATTTTTATTCCTCTTCTTTATATTTATATGGAGCTACCGATAAATATCTTTCTCCACCATCTGGTGCAACTGTTACAACCTTTTTACCTTTTCCTAATTCTTTTGCTAATTTATATGCTGCTTTTATATTAGCTCCTGATGATATTCCTAAAAATAAACCAAATCCTCTACTTAATTTTCTTGTAAATTCTATTGCTTCTTCATCAGTAATCTGAATTATACCATCTATTAAACTTCTATCAAAGTTATCTGGTATAAATCCAGCTCCTAGACCTGCTATAGCATGCTTGCCAGGTTCATTTCCTGAAAGTACTGCTGAAGCTTCAGGTTCTACTGCATATATCTTAGTATTAGGGCTATCTTTTTTAAATCTTCTTGCAACTCCAGTTAAAGTTCCTGCTGAACCCACTCCTGTTACAAATACATCAACATCATTTAATTCTTTTAAAATTTCTACTGCTGTTGTTTCATAATGTTTATATGGATTTGCTCCATTACTAAATTGACTAGGTATAAAGTAATTAGGATTTTCTGCCTTAATTTCTTCAACTTTATCTATAGATCCTTTCGTACCTAAAGTCCCATCTGTTAATATTAATTCTGCACCTAACGCATGTAAAGTAGCACGTCTTTCAACTGTCATAGTTTCTGGCATTACAATTATTACCCTATAACCTAATGCAGACCCTATTAAAGCAAGTGATATACCAGTATTACCAGAAGTTGCTTCTATTAGGGTATCTCCAGGTTTAATAACCCCTTTTTTCTGTGCGTCTTCTAACATACCAAGTACAGCTCTATCTTTAACACTTCCACCTATATTAAATTTTTCTAATTTAACATAAACATCAGCTATATTTTCTTCTTTAAAATCTATCTTGAATAAAGGTGTATTACCTATTAATTCTACTATATTGTTATATATCATTATTTATACATCTCCTTTGCTTTCTTAACTATTTCTTCATAAGTCAATCCTTCAGGTTTAATTTCACCTAAATAAGTCACATCAACTTTTTTAGGTCTTGGGAATTTCATATATCTTGAAAAGGCATCAAATGCTCCATCTATCTTAATACAAGTTATGTCAACATTAAGTTCTTTTGCAAGTATAGCAAATGCCTTTTTAAATTGAGAAATATTTCCATCCTTAGTTCTTGTACCTTCAGGGAATATCATTACATTTTTACCTTGTTTTAATATATTTGATAAAGTTTCTAAAGATCCTTTAATATCTCCATCTATATCCACTAAAACAACATTAGTATTTTTACCAACAAATTCCATAAATTTATTTTTAAAATACCAATCTATTGCTA is from Pseudostreptobacillus hongkongensis and encodes:
- the epsC gene encoding serine O-acetyltransferase EpsC, coding for MIKWLKEEINNIYDRDPSIKNKLEVLLYPSLHAMIAHKVAHWLYNKKFYFLARLISQISRLVTSIEIHPGAKIGKRVFFDHGIGVVIGETAIIGDDCLIYHEVTLGSNSSDKIKRHPTLGNNVVVGVGAKIIGNITIGNNVKIGASSVVLKDVPDNMIAVGSPAQIREAK
- the cysK gene encoding cysteine synthase A: MIYNNIVELIGNTPLFKIDFKEENIADVYVKLEKFNIGGSVKDRAVLGMLEDAQKKGVIKPGDTLIEATSGNTGISLALIGSALGYRVIIVMPETMTVERRATLHALGAELILTDGTLGTKGSIDKVEEIKAENPNYFIPSQFSNGANPYKHYETTAVEILKELNDVDVFVTGVGSAGTLTGVARRFKKDSPNTKIYAVEPEASAVLSGNEPGKHAIAGLGAGFIPDNFDRSLIDGIIQITDEEAIEFTRKLSRGFGLFLGISSGANIKAAYKLAKELGKGKKVVTVAPDGGERYLSVAPYKYKEEE